A single Anopheles funestus chromosome 2RL, idAnoFuneDA-416_04, whole genome shotgun sequence DNA region contains:
- the LOC125763572 gene encoding ribosome maturation protein SBDS, translating into MPKIFTPTNQIRLTNVAVVRMKKGGKRFEIACYKNKVLSWRSGAEKDLDEVLQTLAVFNNVSKGEVAKKEELQKAFGKDDVTEICKEILAKGELQVSEKERQDQLDSMFKEIATTVADKCVNPETKRPYPVSIIEKSMKDIHYSIKPHRNAKQQALDVIRLLKDTIPLERAKMRLKVALPAKEAKRLKERIAKLSSTVTEGEEWEGDRLMLTCLIDPGHFREMDEIIRTETKGAGALEVLNLKEIKEGEEVLE; encoded by the coding sequence ATGCCGAAAATATTCACCCCAACGAATCAGATCCGGCTTACAAATGTGGCCGTGGTTCGAATGAAGAAGGGAGGAAAACGCTTCGAGATAGCGTGCTACAAAAACAAAGTGCTCTCATGGCGATCCGGTGCGGAGAAGGATTTGGACGAAGTGCTGCAAACGTTAGCAGTGTTTAACAACGTCTCGAAGGGAGAAGTGGCGAAAAAGGAAGAACTGCAGAAAGCGTTCGGCAAAGATGATGTCACTGAGATTTGTAAGGAAATTCTGGCCAAAGGGGAACTGCAGGTGTCGGAAAAGGAACGACAAGATCAGTTAGATTCCATGTTTAAGGAGATAGCGACGACCGTTGCGGATAAGTGCGTAAATCCGGAAACGAAACGACCCTATCCGGTGTCGATCATAGAAAAATCGATGAAGGATATCCATTACTCCATCAAGCCACACCGAAACGCCAAACAGCAAGCGCTGGATGTAATCCGACTGCTCAAGGACACTATTCCACTTGAACGGGCCAAGATGCGGCTGAAGGTGGCCCTGCCGGCAAAGGAAGCGAAACGCCTGAAGGAGCGAATTGCGAAGCTAAGCTCGACGGTGACCGAAGGAGAAGAGTGGGAAGGCGATCGGCTTATGCTGACGTGCCTCATCGATCCGGGACACTTCCGAGAGATGGATGAAATAATTCGAACCGAAACGAAAGGTGCAGGCGCGTTAGAAGTGCTGAATCTTAAGGAAATCAAAGAAGGCGAAGAGGTTCTGGAATGA